The Deltaproteobacteria bacterium DNA segment GTGGCCACCCAGAGGTTCTGCGCCTCGTCGGTCGTGGCGCCGATCACCGGCCGCTCGAGGATCCCTTGCGCGCCGCCGTACGTCGCGTCGCCGGTGCCCCAGGGACTCGGCCCGCCGAACCGGGAGCTCGCGCCGCCGCACGCCGCTGCGAGCAGGGCGGCGGCGAGCGCGCGTCTCAAGGGAGCACTCTCAGCACGGCCGCGCCTCCCCGCGTGGCCACGTGCAGCGCGGGCGGATTCACCATCGTATCCAGCTCCAGCCCCATGATCTGATCGTCGGGGATTCCCTGGCCCGCGCGAATGGAGACGTGCTTCTTCTTGTCGGGATCCCAGATGGTCAGGCCGGTGCTCTGGGAGGCGAGCACGAGGCGCCCGTCGGGCAGCGCGACCATGTCGACGACGTGGTACTCGAGCATTCCGGCGTCGTTGATCGGGTCGAAGTATTTGAACTTGTGCCCGTCGAACACAGCGAGGCCATAGGCGGGATCGCCACCGAAGGGGCCGCTCGCCCACCAGCTCTTTCCGTCTGGCGTTTCGGTGACAGCGCTGATGCCCACCGGGTCGCCCGGAGCCGGCGGCCAGAAGACGGGCGGTGTGCCTGACATCGGCGAGCAAGACTGCGTCTGCCAGGAGCTGCCGTTCCAGACATTGACGATGCCATTCGTGCCGCAGAAGACGTTGCCGAAGGCGTAGCTGAGTCCGGTTTTTTGATCCTTGAAGGCGTCGCCGCCACGCTGGAACCAACCCGTCTTTCCTTCCGGATCGGGAGTGCCGTCGGCCTTCAACTCCGCGTTGAGCGGCGCGTAGAAGATCTTTCCCGCGCTCCACTTCCCACCGACCCAGAGGTCTCCTGCGGCGGACAGGGCGAGGCCGCGCCATTCGCCCATCATCTGCAGGTTCAGGTTCTCATTGTCCGTGCAAAGCTGGTGCTTGCAGGTCACCGGGTGCAGGTGGTCGGACATCCAGTAGAGGTTGGCGACGAACGGCCAGTTGTCGGGCGGTGGGAAGTAGAGATCGGGAGAGAACTTCACGACCCCGTGCTCGGTCCCCGCGTACAGCTCGTGCTTGTGGACGAAGTGGTCGTAGACCATCCGGAACACGGTGCGGTTGTGCCAGAACTGCGGGCTGTTGCCGGACACCATGTCGAAGCGGGCTACGTCCAGGACGATGTTGCCGCTCTTGTCGAGCACCGGATTTCCGCTGGAATCCGTCTTGATGCGGACGCGGTCGAGCTTGCCGGTGTGGCGGTAGACGTCGAACCACTCGCCGTCGAACGTGAGATCCGCCCAGTTGTGATTGCCCCAGTATCCGACGAAGACTTCGTTCGGGCCGCCGCCGACGATCTCGCTGATGCCGGGATCCCATGCGGCGCCGTTCCGGCAGCTCTTGTCCCCGCTCGCGAAGTACTGGTCGGCGCAGTATGTGACCGGGTTGCCCTGGAGATGGAGACCGTCGCGCTCGTCGAATCGGTGGATGGACTTGTCCGGGCGGACCAGGTACAGCGCCGAGTTCGTCGCGATCCAGCGGTTCTGCGCCACTCCGCCGTCGGTCGTCTGGATCGGCTCGTCCGTCGAGACGCCGACCACCGGCGCCTCCTGGATTCCGTCGGCGAATCCGTAGGTGACGTTCGCCACTGGCCACGGACCCGGCGTCCCGAAGATCGCGGTCGGTCCCGCATCCGAAGGTCCGGCGTCACCGGCGTCAGGAGGACCGGCATCGGGCGGGCCCGCGTCGACGCCGCCATCGGGCTTCACCACGATCGGATCCCCGGTTTCCACCACATGGCTCTTCGCGCACGCCCCAACCACCACCGCAGCCGCAAGCGCCCACTTCCAGACTTTCGCCACGACGCCTCCCCCCAACCCCACCTGCGCGGGGCCCCGCT contains these protein-coding regions:
- a CDS encoding WD40 repeat domain-containing protein, with amino-acid sequence MAKVWKWALAAAVVVGACAKSHVVETGDPIVVKPDGGVDAGPPDAGPPDAGDAGPSDAGPTAIFGTPGPWPVANVTYGFADGIQEAPVVGVSTDEPIQTTDGGVAQNRWIATNSALYLVRPDKSIHRFDERDGLHLQGNPVTYCADQYFASGDKSCRNGAAWDPGISEIVGGGPNEVFVGYWGNHNWADLTFDGEWFDVYRHTGKLDRVRIKTDSSGNPVLDKSGNIVLDVARFDMVSGNSPQFWHNRTVFRMVYDHFVHKHELYAGTEHGVVKFSPDLYFPPPDNWPFVANLYWMSDHLHPVTCKHQLCTDNENLNLQMMGEWRGLALSAAGDLWVGGKWSAGKIFYAPLNAELKADGTPDPEGKTGWFQRGGDAFKDQKTGLSYAFGNVFCGTNGIVNVWNGSSWQTQSCSPMSGTPPVFWPPAPGDPVGISAVTETPDGKSWWASGPFGGDPAYGLAVFDGHKFKYFDPINDAGMLEYHVVDMVALPDGRLVLASQSTGLTIWDPDKKKHVSIRAGQGIPDDQIMGLELDTMVNPPALHVATRGGAAVLRVLP